The following nucleotide sequence is from Lytechinus pictus isolate F3 Inbred chromosome 10, Lp3.0, whole genome shotgun sequence.
agaGTGTCTTAAAAAGGGATGCTCAGGgctgaacatttttattttaaacaattactaAGTAGAGTAAATTTaacagcaaaatgctgaaaatttaatcaaaatcttatattaaacaattattgaatattaaagtttagcaatatattgtgaaaacagttatatgcaagtCGTCTTGAacattcattagatgggctgatgatgtcacatcccactttccattttcttatgttattacatgaagtcataattgtttcatttttttcatgtgtgaatgattgtctcccttgtaatgattgcagcaatgaatatcaaATGCACTTTAATAATCAgttgttattccaatattttttattctttaaggAAATGTTTGTATAAACCTAattccatataataaaatacaaaagaacaaaagaggGTGTGATTATTTTCAGCTTGGAGTACCATTTTAACACTATAGTTTGTGGACTGCTTGGAAATTTCATGGAGATTacacagtgtgcacatctcatgcttgagtgaaccccaactttaaatccttttttttcactGCATTTTTTTAAGCTTGTCCAGAATTCTTCCGAATTCAATTGAGTACTTGTGTGTGGGTATTGTTGATAAATTTTAAGAATTTAAATATCAAAGCTTAGAATGTGCATTTTCAATCTCATTACAAATCTCCAAATTAATTTTTGGCAACTTACTGTTTGTTTGGGGGGATGGCTGGTTACGTATTTTCTCTTGAAAGTGTGATATGATGTAAAACATTGCAAGAAGGGTTTCAGTTTGTTATCAAAGGACAATATCTTTATAATTGTATGTTGCATGTTTCTTCCCCGTTTCATTATCTGTTCATCTCTTCATGTCTCAGAGTTTTGCAGCACAGCACTTACGATTTGATTGCAAGAATTTCAAACAGCATCATGTCACACTCTGTGACCTGCCCCCacaccccacccccacccccatcaATTCTAAAGACAAGAACATTTCAAGCCATCGCTATTTgagcatttacatgtatgtgcatatTTGGGTCAGAAAAAGTGACATGACCTCCAAATTATATACAATGTATAAAATATTGATGGCTAATTTCTTTCGATTCTTTCAGTAACATAGCACAACTATGTACTGATGATGACTATCAAAAATGTACATAAAGACTTTTCCCCAGAGACCTTTTTTTCTCATGTCAGTCTGCCAGTAGGTGGTACAATGGTATTAAGCATGAATACAGAAGAAGTATGAAGATCTATCATAGAGAAATTAAAGCACCAGGTGGTCTTTAATAAATGTCCACATCTGAATGCATTCCATCTCTATAATAGGCTCCATGGGAATATGTGGCCTTGAACATTAAAGCTTTTTGTTACTTGGGTGTGGGTTGAGAAGCTAAAATTGTATCACTTTGACTCAGTAATACTGATGACTGATGAGTAGGCCTAATTATGATGGTGAAGAaggtgacgatgatgacgacaatgatgGTTGTAGGCCTAATGATGATGTATAGGAGgaggaagatgataatgatgatggtaataatgatgaggatgatatggtaatgatgatgatgatgattgtggtcatgataatgaagatagtggtgatgatgatgattgtcatgaatgatgatgatgaagatgatggtgatgatggtggtggtgcgttgtggtggtggtggtgatgatgatgattgtgattgtggtaatgatgaagatgatgatgatgatgatgatgatcatcatcatcattcatggTAATGAGCACCATGAATATGatgaaaagtacaaaataatcttaacaaaaatcatgaaaacaaaatttaacaaaaatgatgtTGGTAACATAATTGATGGTGAAACATTCATAAGTATCCAATCCATAAACAAGCATTGTGGTGTTGGAGGttgtggttgtggtggtggaggagataatgatgatgaagatgaagataaagatgatgaagataatgatgatgaagataatgatgatgatgatgaatgatatcTGATGATGGCAATGCTGCTCAAAAACATTAAGGATAACTCtgttttaattacatgtatacaagcCAATCATGATACACCAATACCGGTAAtcaatacaaataatgaaaattatagcAATATAGGAATATTGATGATAAAGAATTAGGCCTACTCCcaagatgaaaacaaatttttaatcaAAGATATGAACAaggatgaaaatatcaaaaaagcATTCTCATGCCGTATTCCATACCTTTAGTTGTTTGTATTTCTTCTTTGCACTGTTGAGGTCTTCATGGACTTTGTCAAGAAGCCAAATAAGAAATTCTTGTGCATCATGCTGGTCATTTCCTCTGTACTGACTGCCATGTCGCGCCACTATTCGCTTGAATTCCGTAGTATGATGAGGTGAATATTTGCAACTCCAGATAGCTTTCAGGAGAACGGCCAACTGCTCTGTCACTTCTCCTTTGGTTCCAAACTTTTTGCTTAGTTTCTTGGAATGTGAGAGATCCCCTCTATATTGCTCCAACACAAAGTATTCTGCCAGAACGTCCGTATTGCTCAGACATTGGACAATGGCATTCATGAAACaagtgttgccatggttacggAGACCAGACAGCCCCGGGACGCGTCCATGGAGAAGGACTGGGCTGCAAGGTGGGGAAGTAGGATGATGGCCATCAGTGTTCCCATTCACGATGCTGCTTCCCGACGATCCATCTTGAATGTTGGGCCCTTTTCCTTCTTCCATACTCCCGATCTGCCGCACCATCTTTTGGATAAGCGAACCAAATGCTTTAAAAGAAGGCTTTCGGGACAGTTTCTTTTTACCAGGACTTCCAACTGATGAGGAGAAAGAAGTATTCTGGCTCTGATCCCCAGCATCATTACCTACGCCCACCTTATGCGTGCTGCCATGGGAGTTTGCGCGTCGGATGTTTGGACGAGGACTCGATCCCCTCGAACCCACACTGTAGCCTCGAAACCTCTCATCATCCACAGGACTATTGCTACGGTGCACTGACGTGCCTCTACTTTCTGTCTGCAATGTCCTTGACTTTGAATTTGATGCAATAGTTTGTGAACGTTGGACATTCATGTTTGCACGATAAGCATAATCAATATCAGATCCGAACTGAAAACTTGATGCTCTAACAACAGAATGATGAGCGTCAGTTCTTTGATTCTGACACAAGTAGATATCTTCCCTAGATTTATGACTATAATGAAGGCTATCTCCTGCACTGTTTTGACGATTGTACGCTGGTCTTGATGAATATCCATCTCCCTTATCACTCGGTGAATGAAATGTACCCCTCTGCTGCTTTCCTTTTGATCGTGGCAAACTGGCAGTTTTACGTTTCCAAAGTTCTTCATCAAGGTTTGATTCCCTACTGACCTGGCCTCTAGCTTGACGTCTTGTGGTATTCCTTGGTAATGTATAATCCTCACGATATTGATGCTGATGCTCAAATCTCGATGACCCATTCTGATAAAGAAACTCCTCTCCGCTCCTGCTGATCCTCGTCGACCCGGGCTCTCTACTTGCCTCAGCGTAGGCTGCCCGCATAGCAGCCGGTACGCTCCCGTTACTCCTGCTGTTGAAGCCGGGTCCATTCTGAGATTCGGTGATGGAGAAGTTCAGCGCTGCATCAGAAGAAGATCGGCCATAGATTGGCCTGTGACTGTATGCCATTTTGCAGATAGTCTTTCAGTCACTGGATCATATTCTCTAATTCTGGTTTAATAGCCTTTAATAGCAGGAGTTCATCTCCGTCCAACTTCGATCTCATTGACCATCAATAGCTGCAGTCGTCCTTTCAAATTGAACTAACAATTTAATAGCGAATCTGTGGACCTGCGCTGTCAATGCACGTAGATGGTGCTGTTTCTGTTTTCCAAGTCAAGGAAGTAAATTTTGAAAGGAGATTGCTAATAGTTTCATGCAGGCCATTACTATTTCTTCCTACTCTTGCTCctgttgtttattttatttttgtttcaccaCGATCACTCTTTAATCCCAAAATGattaatataatttgttttaacaaaaaataacacgaTTCTCATCAACTTAAAATCATATACTTAATATACttttttagaataaaattatattcaatGAGAGTGAAACCATATAAACCACAAGTAGAATAGAACAGAACAGTCACAGAACAGAACATAACAGAACATaatagaatagaataaaatgaaatggaatggaATGAAATAGTATAGAATAAAGTACAATAGAACAGAACAGAATAGAATGGAATATGGAATGGAATAGAGTGAAATGGAATGGAATGAAATAGTATAGAATAGAGTAGAATAGAacagaatagaatagaatagaacagaatagaatagaatagaatggAATGGAATATGGAATGGAATGGAATGAAATAGTATAGAATAGAGTACAacagaatagaatagaatagaatggAATGGAATACGGAATGGAATGGAATGAAATAGTATAGAATATAGTAGATTCGAATTATTAGTGCATTGtagaatagaataaaatataattattagtGCATTGTAGAATAGAAGAGAATAACTTTCTTTATTGtccataaaaaataattttcaaacaaacagatatacaaaattacaaaaacataATGATGGTGACATGGCAACAGAAATTATTTAATCCCAGGTTAACATGGTTTACATAAAACATACAATTACAGAATTAGAATTACCAGTCGCAACGCACtgataaatattaattttgctttAGTGCTTTCTATAAGAATTAtttataataggcctatatccaGCCCATTGTTGTTGGTTGTGGTGGTCGGCCAAGAGCTTATAATGGAGTTAAAGCTGATATATATGCAAGTGCGATTGCAGTTGACAGTCATTAGGAATGTGCATAGCGTGGTGTTATTGTTTGAGAGAGATCAGTGAGTGTATAGGTCAAGATGTTTGTGTGCTgggggtgtatgtgtgtgtttcGAAATTAGTGAGCCTCtaataaatataattaatcAGAGGTCattaacaataattattatcaaacaGTTAGAAGTGAACCtgttatgatatatatatatatagtcggAATTTATACATGATAAATACTTAACAATTAACAATtatataaagcaaaaaaaatctaagaaacagagtgaaagtttgatttttttatagtgAGAAAtctatgagcatttgaatgttgaggaaaaattatttttatggaGACCCCTTGTTGACAATGCGACCAAAAAGATATGTGATGCCAAAGACTTCTACATTACTTACATttcacttaaaggacaagtccaccccaaaaaaattatttgaataaaaagagaaaaatccaatatgacactgaaaatctcatcaaaatcggatgtaaaataagaaagtttcgcttaatttcacaaaacagttatgtacatcctggtcggaggagactgatgacgtcatccacttgctatttcttttgtattttattatatgaaatattctaattttcttctcatggTCAAGTGaacaacgattaatttctccctgaacatgtggaattagcattgtttaatgctatggttcagtcaacttaattggtccttattgtcaaatctgtaaaaatgaaatattgtaaaattcaaacgataaaaacaaaagaaataatgagtgatggacatcatagactgtctcatttgcatgtcactgaattgtgcatatcagtgttttgtgaaaaataagcgaaactttaaaatgtcataactttcttatgttacatccgattttgatgaaattttcagcgttatccTAGCTTGATTTCTCTTATTCAAATTAATACTgtatttttctgggatggacttggcctttaaattCACTGGCGTGCAAATGGAAGGGGTACTTGTGGCCATGGACCATGCCCCTTCCAAACCAAAACAAGAAAGTTCCAAGACCAAGACAAGACTAAAGGATTAGGAGAgggataaaatattatgttacTTTCTGAATAAATTATCGTGTTAAAATATATCACACTATGAATTTGATGTTCATTTTGAAGGTCAAAATTTATGCTGGCCCTCTTTGCTTACTAGGGTGATTTACCTAAGTTTGCGACATGCACCATGTTGTTTCCCCccatttttgggggggtttactACTCAAAAGGGTACTCCATGATGAATtctataaatagagtaaaatccaCATATCAAAACGCTAAAAAATTTCACATATAAAGCTTTGTTATCCCTTTTGATGAAACTGTAAGTGCTCTTTAATTGtctgattttaataaaaacgtCCCACACTCTATTCAGTTTTCAGGAActttattcatcaatttttttctgtgtaCTTTacaatgaacccccccccccccaaaaagcAAATTATATGTGGGTATATCAGTGTTcgaatcatattattttcagtctGGAGGTCAGGTGTTCTTCTTTTGAGAGAAAATGacttaaaaaaagtttcataaatattatataaaattgataaatttagAATATGAAATAGACATGTTAGATGACGTACatttaattgtttaaaaaagtCGAAATATAAgtttatatttttcatcttgGGGTTTCTTTTTAGGCCAACCCCTTATAAAAAAGTACCATGGTTTTACCATAGAACTATGGTAAAAACATGGTAAATTGACAGGTGAAGGCAGTACATTTACCATGGTAAATCCATCGTTAAAAACACATGGTAATACCATAGTATTAGTATGGTTGTACCATAGTCTTACCATGCTGGTACTTCCATGTCATGGGTCATGAGTACCATATTATTTCATGATCGGCCTGGGTTGGCCcccgggggggcactcgaccaaaaaagtggtaggggtgtgccgcgggcgaggcaaaaaacgggggccttggagcgggcttattgtaaaaaggagggtcctcggaacgggcttcggaactacaaatgtttgtgaaaacgggggtcctcggaacggatctccgtatctctgtgagtgcgtatatgcatccctatggaacgggcaatcatTGCAACTCCTTGTAGcaaatcaatgcgaccggaacggcgtaacgaaaaatatgcaaagctttggaacggatttctttcttcttttttctcgataagaaggaaatgcaatgccttggagcggctttctttgttctttttctcaaaaagacaaaaatgctatgccttggaacggaaatttgagtgtaaaaatgggggtcccctccgcggcacatacccactatgca
It contains:
- the LOC129270247 gene encoding uncharacterized protein LOC129270247, producing the protein MAYSHRPIYGRSSSDAALNFSITESQNGPGFNSRSNGSVPAAMRAAYAEASREPGSTRISRSGEEFLYQNGSSRFEHQHQYREDYTLPRNTTRRQARGQVSRESNLDEELWKRKTASLPRSKGKQQRGTFHSPSDKGDGYSSRPAYNRQNSAGDSLHYSHKSREDIYLCQNQRTDAHHSVVRASSFQFGSDIDYAYRANMNVQRSQTIASNSKSRTLQTESRGTSVHRSNSPVDDERFRGYSVGSRGSSPRPNIRRANSHGSTHKVGVGNDAGDQSQNTSFSSSVGSPGKKKLSRKPSFKAFGSLIQKMVRQIGSMEEGKGPNIQDGSSGSSIVNGNTDGHHPTSPPCSPVLLHGRVPGLSGLRNHGNTCFMNAIVQCLSNTDVLAEYFVLEQYRGDLSHSKKLSKKFGTKGEVTEQLAVLLKAIWSCKYSPHHTTEFKRIVARHGSQYRGNDQHDAQEFLIWLLDKVHEDLNSAKKKYKQLKVWNTA